One window from the genome of Natrialba magadii ATCC 43099 encodes:
- a CDS encoding 30S ribosomal protein S24e, which translates to MDVDIISESENPMLHRTDVTFELTHEDATPERLQVRDSLAAKLNKDADEVVIRKLETKFGMRKTVGEAKVYDSADHARDVEQDHMLERNKIGVEDEAEAEADAEEA; encoded by the coding sequence ATGGACGTCGACATCATCTCCGAATCGGAGAACCCCATGTTGCACCGGACGGACGTCACGTTCGAACTGACCCACGAGGACGCCACGCCAGAGCGTCTCCAGGTCCGTGACAGTCTCGCAGCCAAACTGAACAAGGACGCCGACGAGGTCGTCATCCGCAAACTCGAGACGAAGTTCGGGATGCGAAAGACCGTTGGCGAGGCCAAGGTCTACGACAGCGCAGACCACGCCCGCGACGTCGAGCAGGACCACATGCTCGAGCGAAACAAGATCGGCGTCGAGGACGAGGCCGAGGCAGAAGCCGACGCGGAGGAAGCATAA
- a CDS encoding 30S ribosomal protein S27ae, translated as MARYELYGDDGTTEGDQCPRCGDVFLADHGDRKHCGKCGYTEWE; from the coding sequence ATGGCGCGCTACGAACTCTACGGCGACGACGGCACCACCGAAGGCGACCAGTGCCCCCGCTGTGGCGACGTCTTCCTCGCCGACCACGGCGACCGCAAGCACTGTGGCAAGTGCGGCTACACCGAGTGGGAGTAA
- a CDS encoding bifunctional N(6)-L-threonylcarbamoyladenine synthase/serine/threonine protein kinase, with protein MTTSSATRTRVLGIEGTAWAASAAVFDTESDDVFIETDAYEPDSGGIHPREAAEHMHDAIPRVVETALAHARETFDGPDTEPPVDAVAFSRGPGLGPCLRTVGTAARALAQSLDVPLIGVNHMVAHLEIGRHTADFDSPVCLNASGANAHLLAYRNGRYRVLGETMDTGVGNAIDKFTRHVGWSHPGGPKVEAAAKDGELIDLPYVVKGMDFSFSGIMSAAKQRYDNGIPVEDICYSLQETIFAMLTEVAERALSLTGSDELVLGGGVGQNARLREMLADMCDQRGADFHAPEPRFLRDNAGMIAVLGAKMYEAGETLAIEDSRVDPNFRPDQVPVTWRTDEPELAVGRGGDSAGEETEQVQGAEAVVNLDSTTGRVTKRRRPKAYRHPDLDERLRTERTRLEARLTNLARREGVPTPVLSDIDPKESVLEFAFVGDCDLRAVLDDESGETHVRNVGRHLARLHRAGIVHGDPTTRNVRIAADRTYLIDFGLGYHTDHVEDYAMDLHVFDQSLVGTANDPEPLREAVREGYREVGEERVLERLLDVEGRGRYVGGES; from the coding sequence GTGACCACAAGTTCAGCCACACGAACACGCGTTCTCGGCATCGAAGGCACCGCCTGGGCCGCCAGCGCGGCCGTCTTCGACACCGAGTCCGACGACGTTTTTATCGAAACCGACGCCTACGAGCCAGACAGCGGCGGCATTCACCCCCGCGAGGCCGCAGAACACATGCACGACGCCATCCCGCGCGTCGTCGAGACGGCACTCGCACACGCCCGGGAGACGTTCGACGGGCCCGACACAGAGCCGCCCGTAGACGCCGTCGCCTTCTCGCGTGGCCCCGGCCTCGGACCGTGTCTTCGGACGGTCGGCACGGCAGCGCGGGCGCTCGCCCAGTCGCTCGACGTGCCGCTTATCGGCGTGAATCACATGGTGGCCCACCTCGAGATCGGTCGCCACACAGCCGACTTCGACTCGCCGGTCTGTCTGAACGCGAGCGGCGCGAACGCGCACCTGCTCGCGTACCGCAACGGCCGCTATCGCGTGCTCGGGGAGACGATGGACACCGGCGTCGGCAACGCCATCGACAAGTTCACCCGCCACGTCGGCTGGTCCCATCCCGGCGGACCGAAGGTCGAGGCGGCCGCGAAAGACGGCGAACTCATCGACTTGCCCTACGTCGTGAAGGGAATGGATTTCTCCTTCTCGGGTATTATGAGTGCCGCGAAGCAGCGCTACGATAATGGGATTCCTGTCGAGGACATCTGTTACTCGCTGCAGGAGACCATCTTCGCCATGCTGACGGAAGTCGCCGAACGCGCGCTCTCGCTGACCGGCAGCGACGAACTCGTCCTCGGCGGCGGTGTCGGACAGAACGCCCGCCTCCGTGAGATGCTCGCAGACATGTGCGACCAGCGCGGGGCGGACTTTCACGCACCCGAGCCGCGATTCCTGCGCGACAACGCGGGGATGATCGCCGTCCTCGGCGCGAAGATGTACGAGGCCGGCGAGACGCTTGCGATCGAAGACTCGCGCGTCGACCCGAACTTCCGGCCGGATCAGGTACCCGTCACCTGGCGTACGGACGAGCCAGAGCTCGCGGTCGGCCGTGGAGGAGACAGCGCAGGCGAGGAAACAGAACAGGTCCAGGGCGCTGAGGCCGTCGTCAACCTCGACTCCACCACCGGCCGCGTCACCAAACGCCGACGGCCCAAAGCCTACCGCCACCCCGACCTCGACGAACGCCTCCGCACGGAGCGGACTCGTCTCGAAGCCCGCCTGACGAACCTCGCCCGCCGCGAGGGCGTCCCTACACCCGTGCTCTCGGACATCGATCCGAAGGAGTCGGTACTCGAGTTCGCCTTCGTCGGCGACTGCGATCTGCGCGCGGTTCTCGACGACGAGTCGGGGGAGACGCACGTCCGGAACGTGGGTCGCCATCTCGCGCGACTCCACCGGGCTGGCATCGTTCACGGAGATCCGACGACACGAAACGTACGGATCGCTGCAGACCGCACCTATCTCATCGACTTCGGACTGGGCTACCACACCGACCACGTCGAGGACTACGCGATGGACCTACACGTCTTCGACCAGAGTCTCGTCGGGACCGCGAACGACCCCGAGCCGCTCCGCGAAGCGGTCCGTGAGGGGTATCGCGAGGTCGGCGAGGAGCGGGTACTCGAGCGGCTGCTCGACGTCGAGGGACGCGGCCGGTACGTGGGCGGAGAGAGCTGA
- the pcp gene encoding pyroglutamyl-peptidase I produces METSTNTSTETRSDTDATDATAPTVLLTGYEPFGDFETNPARQLAARLDGTDLGTHTVVGRELPVVFDQAADVLESAIDEHDPDIVCALGLAGGRNTLSLERVGINLRDTSASGIPDNDDREPVDECVVADGPDAYFTTLPVRAMKAAMQDAGVPTTLSTDAGTHCCNNLLYAARHLVETEASTVDDCDVGFVHVPFSHVQAAARDEGEPSMALETMQEGLLVGLEAACSR; encoded by the coding sequence ATGGAGACGAGTACGAATACGAGTACCGAGACACGCAGCGACACCGACGCCACTGACGCCACAGCGCCCACCGTTCTCCTCACCGGCTACGAACCCTTCGGCGACTTCGAAACCAACCCCGCTCGCCAACTCGCCGCGCGCCTCGACGGCACCGACCTCGGCACCCACACTGTCGTCGGCCGCGAACTGCCCGTCGTGTTCGATCAGGCCGCGGACGTACTCGAGTCCGCCATCGACGAGCACGATCCTGACATCGTCTGCGCGCTGGGGCTGGCCGGCGGCCGGAACACGCTCTCGCTCGAGCGTGTGGGGATCAACCTCCGGGATACGAGCGCCTCCGGCATTCCGGACAACGACGACCGTGAGCCTGTCGACGAGTGCGTCGTCGCGGATGGGCCGGACGCCTACTTCACGACGCTGCCGGTGCGAGCGATGAAAGCGGCAATGCAGGACGCCGGCGTACCGACGACGCTTTCGACGGACGCCGGAACGCACTGCTGTAACAACCTGCTGTACGCCGCGCGCCACCTCGTGGAGACAGAGGCGAGTACAGTCGACGACTGCGACGTAGGGTTCGTTCACGTTCCGTTCTCGCACGTACAGGCAGCGGCACGCGACGAGGGTGAGCCGAGTATGGCACTCGAGACGATGCAGGAGGGGCTGCTGGTGGGACTCGAAGCGGCGTGTTCTCGGTGA
- a CDS encoding DUF5808 domain-containing protein, translating to MADKPTSGEILGVPYNFERPSFGRMLSSYWQPGEGMLVEKPFGVGYTLNLANWRSWVVVAVAGALLWQQEQGSSADTEEAQDEPVEVIVDDDEN from the coding sequence ATGGCAGATAAACCGACCTCCGGTGAGATTCTTGGCGTCCCGTACAACTTCGAACGACCGAGCTTTGGCCGCATGCTCTCGTCGTACTGGCAGCCCGGCGAGGGGATGCTCGTCGAGAAGCCCTTTGGCGTCGGGTACACGCTGAACCTCGCCAACTGGCGCTCGTGGGTCGTCGTCGCGGTCGCTGGCGCACTCCTCTGGCAACAAGAACAGGGCTCCTCGGCGGACACCGAGGAGGCGCAGGACGAACCCGTCGAAGTGATCGTCGACGACGACGAGAACTGA